A single Eleginops maclovinus isolate JMC-PN-2008 ecotype Puerto Natales chromosome 5, JC_Emac_rtc_rv5, whole genome shotgun sequence DNA region contains:
- the elmod2 gene encoding ELMO domain-containing protein 2: MFGYIWQYVYTSFLRYWLKWFIRQATGTCELQRICSGYKPGATRTTKAEYSLRSSKNKVLRGALEPSKANLEQCVDQIMKEKNVKPQKDPQFKESLHICLLQITGNSSLYISVEDLRKEVFSSENQEHEAMLLKLWDLLMPAVKLESRITKQWGDIGFQGDDPKTDFRGMGMLGLKNLVFFSENYTEEARQVLSHANHPKLGYSYAIVGINLTEMAYSLLKSGELKPHFYNTVPGTPELQHFHQLYCYLAYEFDKFWVAEEPESIMEFNQYREKFHNIVKTHLQDPDVNLTLTVCSKN; this comes from the exons ATGTTTGGGTATATCTGGCAGTATGTCTACACTTCCTTCCTGAGATATTGGCTGAAGTGGTTCATCAGACAGGCGACAGGGACATGTGAGCTGCAGCGAATATGCTCCGGATACAAGCCTGGTGCAACAAGGACAACTAAAGCAG AATATTCTCTCCGCTCATCAAAGAACAAG GTCTTAAGAGGAGCTTTGGAACCCAGCAAGGCAAATTTAGAACAATGTGTGGACCAAATTATGAAAGAGAAGAATGTTAAACCCCAGAAAGATCCGCA GTTCAAGGAAAGCCTACACATCTGTCTGTTACAGATTACAGGAAACAGCAGCCTGTACATATCTGTGGAAGACTTGAGAAAGGAAGTGTTCAGCTCAGAGAACCAAGAGCATGAGGCCATGCTGTTGAAG CTGTGGGACCTGCTGATGCCGGCGGTCAAACTGGAGTCGAGGATAACCAAACAGTGGGGAGACATCGGATTTCAGGGCGATGATCCAAAGACTGACTTCAGAGGAATGGGCATGCTAGGCCTTAAAAACCTTGT ttttttcagtgaaaacTACACAGAAGAGGCTCGCCAGGTGTTGTCTCATGCAAACCATCCTAAACTAGG GTATTCTTATGCCATTGTTGGGATCAACTTGACGGAGATGGCGTACAGCCTCCTGAAAAGCGGTGAATTGAAACCTCATTTCTACAACACAGTACCGGGCACACCTGAGCTCCAGCACTTTCATCAGCTATACT gTTATCTGGCGTATGAATTTGATAAATTCTGGGTGGCAGAAGAACCAGAAAGCATCATGGAGTTCAATCAGTACAGAGAGAAATTCCACAACATAGTGAAGACCCATCTACAGGACCCTGATGTAAACCTCACATTGACTGTCTGCTCTAAAAACTAA
- the gprin3b gene encoding LOW QUALITY PROTEIN: G protein-regulated inducer of neurite outgrowth 1 (The sequence of the model RefSeq protein was modified relative to this genomic sequence to represent the inferred CDS: deleted 2 bases in 1 codon; substituted 1 base at 1 genomic stop codon): MGTNPKRTVTVQMVPQLAVVDTLGNKEPNANRANEPNLKLSQICPKTTLTSPDHTQDNSSLTAAPNITQIPKTASKGGEPVCSAVSDKPVATNGNQTKTEPVTGGDQQMQDLTLISQSVGEAGDQRDSNANIKMISMTDQKDVCKGCVSPALTASKIDMQNNDCRIKGQSAAEEEYAKLASSSQEHSNTNASPSITNLNNPCELRHTASEPQQDYKGSSTAPKNRDTAVPQKLQEPDHMCSSSQSSVNPKETPKAKQGIETTAAPLSSTTPLSKGKDAEVSVLIRFHVQHIQRRTRQQXKPQVSSDKHQPPFSQKDSSTLEDPKETPKAKQSIETTAAPFCSITPPSKSKDAELRCTDTTSSSTHPKKDMPPEKKPHVSSEKHPASSQKDSSTLPQASQSMMADVSEEAIQINTSVSEGQQQLGKLFKEASTMTLSPSPTPVKQRHDMEVQAVVTTCSKAVSTSPSLLPFDVPRNGGAVPREAAQSLAVVYQADGGVGIHQISMSPLPADPRSERLTVEAEMCPNQNVSVGFPSETLSQQQDKRLGAKPKDSALCNTQPVYQINIEHSNHKEQGETGNSQNKTSVQKSTAKTATAEAPSLKSGKTPETEGATKAGSADSNNAALSRASVKTKPTQAPPIATTATKTASKPEPTKAKAASPKQKAKAGGKASKKETKSGKQKTEQERKKEEDDQKEKSIHDVVWDEQGMTWEVYGASVDPESLGFAIQSHLQCKIKEQERKLVVQTSIRKSVSVADSPGHGKKNKRRQQNIFRSMLQNVRRPNCCVHPPPSSILE; encoded by the exons ATGGGAACCAACCCAAAAAGGACAGTGACAGTCCAGATGGTGCCTCAGCTGGCTGTGGTAGACACGCTGGGCAATAAGGAGCCCAATGCCAACAGGGCGAACGAGCCCAACCTCAAACTCTCTCAGATTTGTCCAAAAACAACCCTCACATCTCCTGATCACACACAGGATAACTCATCTCTGACTGCTGCTCCCAATATCACACAAATCCCAAAAACAGCTTCAAAGGGAGGAGAACCAGTCTGCAGCGCTGTGTCAGACAAACCAGTAGCGACTAATGGAAACCAGACGAAGACAGAACCTGTGACAGGAGGAGATCAACAGATGCAAGACCTGACTCTAATAAGTCAAAGTGTGGGTGAAGCAGGAGACCAGAGGGATTCAAACGctaacattaaaatgataagCATGACTGATCAAAAGGATGTCTGTAAGGGGTGTGTGTCGCCTGCTCTTACAGCCTCAAAGATCGACATGCAGAACAATGACTGCAGAATAAAAGGGCAGAGTGCAGCAGAGGAGGAATATGCAAAGTTGGCATCATCATCACAAGAGCACAGTAATACAAATGCATCACCAAGTATTACAAATCTCAACAACCCCTGTGAATTAAGGCATACAGCATCTGAACCACAACAGGATTATAAAGGAAGTAGTACAGCTCCAAAAAATAGGGACACAGCTGTACCACAGAAACTTCAAGAGCCAGATCACATGTGTAGCAGCTCACAAAGCTCTGTCAATCCGAAAGAGACTCCAAAAGCTAAACAAGGCATAGAAACTACTGCAGCTCCCCTTAGCTCAACTACACCTCTGTCTAAGGGCAAGGATGCAGAGGTTAGTGTACTGATAAGATTTCATGTTCAACACATCCAGAGAAGGACACGCCAACAGT AGAAACCACAAGTCTCTTCAGATAAACATCAACCACCGTTTTCTCAGAAGGACTCATCCACGCTGGAGGATCCGAAAGAGACTCCCAAAGCTAAACAAAGCATCGAAACTACTGCAGCTCCTTTTTGCTCCATTACACCTCCATCTAAGAGCAAAGATGCAGAGCTTAGGTGTACTGACACAACTTCAAGTTCAACACATCCAAAGAAGGACATGCCTCCCGAAAAGAAACCTCATGTCTCCTCAGAAAAACATCCAGCATCTTCACAGAAGGACTCCTCCACTCTGCCCCAGGCGTCACAAAGCATGATGGCAGATGTGTCTGAGGAGGCCATCCAGATCAACACATCTGTCTCTgaagggcagcagcagctcggcAAGCTGTTCAAGGAGGCTTCGACGATGACCTTATCCCCATCACCCACTCCAGTCAAGCAGCGTCACGATATGGAGGTTCAGGCGGTGGTGACCACGTGCAGCAAGGCCGTGTCCACAAGTCCCAGCCTGCTGCCTTTCGATGTGCCTCGCAACGGTGGTGCAGTCCCCAGGGAGGCGGCGCAGAGCCTGGCTGTGGTCTACCAGGCCGACGGGGGCGTGGGAATACATCAGATCAGCATGAGTCCTCTACCTGCTGATCCAAGGTCAGAGAGACTCACGGTTGAGGCAGAGATGTGCCCTAACCAAAATGTCAGTGTGGGTTTTCCTTCAGAAACTTTGTCCCAGCAGCAGGACAAAAGGCTCGGAGCCAAGCCTAAAGACTCAGCTCTCTGCAACACACAGCCAGTTTATCAGATCAATATTGAACACAGCAACCACAAAGAGCAAGGAGAGACGGGTAACTCCCAGAATAAAACAAGTGTTCAGAAATCTACAGCAAAAACAGCCACTGCTGAGGCTCCCTCTCTTAAATCAGGAAAAACCCCAGAGACAGAGGGTGCTACCAAGGCTGGATCTGCTGACAGTAACAATGCTGCGCTGTCTCGGGCTTCTGTTAAAACCAAGCCAACTCAGGCCCCGCCAatagcaacaacagcaacaaaaacagcatCCAAGCCAGAACCAACGAAAGCAAAAGCTGCAAGTCCGAAACAGAAGGCTAAAGCTGGTGGTAAAGCCTCGAAGAAAGAGACAAAGTCAGGCAAACAGAAGACAgaacaagagaggaagaaagaagaggaTGACCAGAAGGAAAAGAGCATCCATGATGTCGTCTGGGATGAACAGGGCATGACATGGGAGGTTTACGGGGCGTCTGTGGACCCAGAATCCCTCGGTTTTGCCATTCAGAGCCACTTGCAGTGCAAAATCAAGGAGCAAGAGAGGAAACTGGTCGTGCAGACCTCCATCAGGAAGTCAGTCTCTGTTGCGGACTCGCCAGGCCACGGCAAGAAGAACAAAAGGAGGCAGCAGAACATTTTCAGGTCAATGCTGCAAAATGTCAGACGGCCAAACTGCTGCGTGcatccccctccctcctccatccTCGAGTAG
- the ucp1 gene encoding mitochondrial brown fat uncoupling protein 1, with the protein MVGFKPSDVPPPLGVKMASAGAAACVADLFTFPLDTAKVRLQIQGEVKGVDGIRYRGVFGTISTMIRTEGPRSLYNGLVAGLQRQVCFASIRIGLYDNVKNFYTGGTDNASVLVRILAGCTTGAMAVSFAQPTDVVKVRFQAQMNLNGVARRYTGTMQAYKHIFQNEGMRGLWKGTLPNITRNALVNCTELVTYDLIKEAILKHSLLSDNLPCHFVSAFGAGFVTTVIASPVDVVKTRYMNSPPGLYKSAINCSWIMMTKEGPTAFYKGFVPSFLRLGSWNVVMFVTFEQIKRAMMLSKKRFEEGN; encoded by the exons ATGGTGGGATTTAAACCCTCAGATGTTCCTCCTCCACTGGGGGTGAAGATGGCGAGCGCCGGGGCTGCAGCCTGTGTAGCTGACCTGTTCACATTCCCTCTGGACACAGCCAAAGTCAGACTACAG ATTCAGGGAGAGGTGAAGGGAGTGGATGGGATCCGCTACAGAGGGGTGTTTGGGACAATCAGCACCATGATCCGGACTGAGGGGCCCAGGTCTCTGTACAACGGGCTGGTGGCGGGGCTGCAGAGACAGGTGTGCTTCGCCTCCATCAGAATCGGCCTCTACGACAATGTCAAAAACTTCTACACTGGTGGCACGGACA ATGCCAGTGTGTTGGTGCGTATCCTGGCTGGCTGCACCACAGGCGCCATGGCGGTGTCGTTTGCACAGCCCACTGACGTGGTCAAGGTTCGTTTCCAGGCACAGATGAACCTTAACGGTGTGGCCCGCCGCTACACGGGCACCATGCAGGCCTACAAACACATCTTCCAGAATGAAGGCATGCGGGGACTCTGGAAAG GCACACTACCCAACATCACCAGAAATGCGTTAGTGAACTGCACAGAGCTGGTTACATATGACCTGATCAAAGAGGCCATCCTCAAACACAGCCTGCTGTCAG ATAATCTGCCCTGCCACTTTGTTTCTGCATTCGGTGCCGGCTTTGTCACCACAGTGATTGCCTCCCCGGTGGATGTGGTGAAAACCAGATACATGAACTCACCGCCGGGTCTGTACAAGAGCGCCATCAACTGTTCCTGGATCATGATGACTAAAGAGGGGCCCACGGCTTTCTATAAAGG ATTTGTACCATCATTTCTGAGGTTGGGATCGTGGAACGTAGTGATGTTTGTCACATTTGAGCAAATCAAGAGAGCCATGATGCTCTCAAAGAAGAGGTTCGAGGAAGGAAATTGA